One window from the genome of Oceanidesulfovibrio indonesiensis encodes:
- a CDS encoding arylesterase, whose protein sequence is MNILAFGDSLTAGYGLDPGAAVPDRLETMLRENGYNVTIINAGVSGDTTSGGLARLPWSLEQNPDAAILELGANDGLRGEDPQMMEDNLDAMLRIFAERSIPLLFTGMKAMPNLGEAYEKDFSAVFTRLAERHDVIFYPFYLEGVAGNPDLNLPDGIHPNEEGARRIAENLYPYVVKLIEKTRSQKEAG, encoded by the coding sequence GTGAACATACTTGCTTTCGGCGACAGCCTGACAGCCGGCTACGGGCTGGACCCGGGCGCGGCCGTTCCCGACCGGCTCGAAACCATGCTGCGGGAGAACGGCTACAACGTGACGATCATCAATGCCGGCGTCTCCGGCGACACCACCAGCGGAGGCCTGGCGCGGCTTCCCTGGTCGCTGGAGCAGAATCCCGACGCAGCCATTCTGGAGCTTGGCGCCAACGACGGCCTGCGCGGCGAAGACCCCCAGATGATGGAAGACAACCTCGACGCGATGCTGCGGATATTCGCGGAACGCTCCATCCCCCTCCTGTTCACCGGCATGAAAGCCATGCCGAACCTGGGCGAGGCGTACGAAAAGGATTTTTCTGCCGTGTTCACGCGCCTGGCCGAACGACATGACGTCATCTTCTACCCGTTCTATCTTGAAGGCGTTGCCGGCAATCCGGACCTCAACCTGCCGGACGGCATCCACCCCAACGAGGAAGGCGCCCGGCGCATCGCCGAGAACCTTTATCCCTACGTGGTCAAGCTCATCGAGAAAACCCGCAGCCAGAAGGAAGCCGGGTAA
- a CDS encoding HTH domain-containing protein, whose translation MHDMPWKEAILEVLSKSSDAMHYADIAEKIVELGLRKNKIGATPANTVNVYINGSINEEKEGSPFIRVSRGVYSLKGKESLAEVNAEQGENGQNIVNAFGMFWQRDFVLWCGTPKLLGRQQLGADSVDFSEQIGVYILYDGKETVYVGRAIDRPLGKRLYEHTQDRLNGRWNRFSWFGLYSVRALEEGGGVLEKDVANTSANSADMIVSTLESLLIEGLEPPQNRKRGDGFNASEYLQAIDPEIEKRRVKKTLNQLLEKYNTD comes from the coding sequence ATGCATGATATGCCATGGAAAGAAGCAATCCTGGAGGTCCTCTCAAAATCTTCGGACGCAATGCATTACGCTGACATTGCCGAGAAAATTGTTGAATTGGGACTGCGAAAAAATAAAATCGGAGCAACTCCGGCCAATACTGTTAATGTCTATATTAATGGGTCAATCAATGAAGAAAAAGAGGGTTCACCTTTTATTAGAGTCTCAAGAGGTGTATATAGTCTGAAAGGGAAAGAATCGCTGGCAGAGGTTAATGCAGAACAAGGTGAGAATGGCCAGAATATAGTGAATGCATTTGGTATGTTTTGGCAACGCGATTTTGTACTTTGGTGTGGTACTCCAAAGTTGTTAGGAAGGCAGCAGCTAGGTGCAGATTCTGTAGATTTTTCTGAACAGATAGGTGTATACATTTTGTATGATGGTAAGGAGACAGTTTATGTTGGTAGAGCTATTGACCGTCCATTGGGGAAAAGACTGTATGAACATACTCAAGACAGGCTAAATGGACGTTGGAATCGATTCTCCTGGTTTGGCTTATACTCAGTTAGAGCGTTGGAGGAAGGAGGCGGTGTACTTGAAAAAGATGTGGCGAATACCTCAGCTAACTCTGCAGACATGATTGTAAGCACCCTGGAGAGTTTGTTGATTGAAGGGCTTGAGCCACCACAAAATAGGAAAAGAGGGGACGGTTTTAATGCGAGTGAATATCTTCAAGCCATTGATCCTGAAATTGAAAAACGCAGAGTAAAAAAAACTCTAAATCAATTGCTCGAAAAGTATAATACAGATTAA
- the tmcB gene encoding electron transfer complex ferredoxin TmcB translates to MSETATATKEKEKDLLQPIYDDPGVMKGLEKLDEATIERVINQTLEAEGGARLKILVETCVHCGLCSDACHFFMSHDRDPKYAPVGKVKQTIWEMLRKKGKVSKEFLMRAVQVAHTECNLCRRCVQYCPFGIDTAHLISLTRRICHKLGITPQYIQDTAHSHSATYNQMWVKEDEWTDSLFWQEDESRDEIPNMRIPLEKEGADIYYSVIAPEPKFRTQLIYQAAVIMHEAGADWTMSSLPGWDNSDMCMFTGDLEMMGRLKRRHFEDAMRLKVKRIVMGECGHAFRSIYDTGNRWDAWESMPVTIQHSVDFFEELLRLGKIKVKTKIQEKVTIHDPCNIIRGRGLQEKLRTVVHAFCDNVVEMYPNKEHNYCCSAGGGVINCGPPHKNTRIVGNSVKADQLRETGASIVVAPCHNCHGGIEDIIHANHLGMELKFLGDIIYEHMEKPDAI, encoded by the coding sequence ATGTCAGAGACAGCGACAGCAACCAAAGAAAAGGAAAAGGATCTCCTCCAGCCGATCTATGATGATCCGGGCGTCATGAAAGGGCTCGAAAAGCTGGACGAGGCCACCATCGAACGGGTCATCAACCAGACGCTCGAGGCAGAGGGCGGCGCCCGGCTCAAGATCCTCGTGGAAACCTGCGTGCATTGTGGGCTGTGTTCCGATGCGTGCCATTTCTTCATGTCTCACGATCGCGACCCCAAGTATGCGCCCGTAGGCAAGGTCAAGCAGACTATCTGGGAAATGCTGCGTAAGAAGGGCAAGGTGTCCAAGGAATTCCTCATGCGCGCCGTGCAGGTGGCGCACACGGAATGCAATCTCTGCCGCCGCTGCGTGCAGTACTGCCCCTTCGGCATCGATACCGCGCACCTTATCAGCCTGACCAGGCGCATCTGTCACAAGCTGGGCATCACTCCGCAGTATATTCAGGATACGGCGCACAGCCACTCCGCCACCTACAATCAGATGTGGGTCAAGGAGGACGAATGGACGGACAGTCTGTTCTGGCAGGAGGACGAATCGCGCGACGAGATTCCGAACATGCGCATTCCACTGGAAAAAGAGGGCGCGGACATCTACTACTCTGTCATCGCGCCGGAGCCCAAATTCCGCACGCAGCTCATCTACCAGGCCGCGGTCATCATGCACGAGGCCGGCGCGGACTGGACCATGTCCTCGCTGCCTGGCTGGGACAATTCGGACATGTGTATGTTCACAGGCGATCTGGAGATGATGGGCCGGCTTAAGCGCCGCCACTTCGAAGACGCCATGCGTCTCAAGGTCAAACGCATCGTGATGGGCGAATGCGGCCACGCCTTCCGTTCCATCTACGACACCGGAAACCGATGGGATGCTTGGGAATCGATGCCAGTCACAATCCAGCACTCCGTTGATTTCTTCGAGGAGCTCCTGCGTCTGGGCAAAATCAAGGTGAAGACCAAGATCCAGGAAAAAGTCACCATCCACGATCCCTGCAACATCATACGCGGCCGCGGCCTGCAGGAGAAACTGCGCACCGTGGTGCACGCCTTCTGCGACAATGTGGTGGAGATGTATCCCAACAAGGAGCACAACTACTGCTGCTCGGCCGGCGGCGGTGTGATCAACTGCGGTCCGCCGCACAAGAACACCCGCATCGTCGGCAACTCGGTGAAGGCCGACCAGCTCAGGGAAACCGGGGCCTCCATCGTCGTGGCGCCGTGCCACAACTGCCACGGCGGCATCGAGGACATCATCCATGCGAACCATCTCGGGATGGAGCTCAAGTTCCTGGGCGACATCATCTACGAGCACATGGAAAAGCCGGACGCGATCTAA
- the tmcD gene encoding electron transfer complex subunit TmcD: MKDASLWDWNPGEKEIVAYDACSGDCEWLEEPVVSPDGEKIARVAKIRDEEEAVFTLAVNGELWESTFERCWYPRFSPDSRLTALCSEMAEWTLVVDGEPWEERYGFIWDTRFAKDSGAIAAAVQQDMQYGYVKDGEPWGEFFENTNHPVMSPDGSKIASVVQTRNIPQADIFTFKEGCFSVAVNGEPWDRNFVNCWDPVFDAKGESVATTVRTSLYDYTIAVDGRAWNSRYQCMWEPRFNPGNGSVVAAGRQGGKWGMLKDDEWIWEPRFFQCWKPAFSDDGANLYAVVAPSFGRWTVAVNGKAWGEKFKQAVSDLVISPDGKRAAIIGKTDEQWGIIVDDTRWVGWFAMAYPPVFSPDSRHVGYAVERKDGQMTIILDGHAYHKDFDKAWSPVFSPDSQHVMIRCLDGGVYKRIVVPISEF; the protein is encoded by the coding sequence ATGAAGGACGCATCCCTCTGGGACTGGAACCCCGGAGAGAAGGAAATCGTCGCCTACGACGCCTGCTCAGGCGATTGTGAGTGGCTCGAAGAACCGGTCGTCAGTCCCGACGGCGAGAAAATCGCCCGGGTCGCCAAGATTCGCGATGAGGAAGAAGCTGTATTCACCCTCGCGGTCAACGGGGAACTCTGGGAATCCACATTCGAACGGTGCTGGTATCCCCGCTTCTCACCGGACAGCAGACTCACTGCGTTGTGTTCGGAAATGGCGGAATGGACTCTCGTGGTGGACGGTGAACCCTGGGAGGAACGCTACGGCTTCATCTGGGATACCCGCTTCGCCAAAGACAGCGGCGCAATCGCCGCCGCGGTGCAGCAGGACATGCAGTACGGGTACGTAAAAGACGGCGAACCCTGGGGTGAGTTCTTCGAGAATACGAACCATCCCGTCATGTCCCCGGACGGCTCGAAGATCGCCTCCGTGGTGCAGACGCGCAACATTCCGCAGGCCGACATATTCACTTTCAAGGAAGGCTGTTTCAGCGTGGCCGTGAACGGTGAGCCATGGGACCGGAACTTCGTGAACTGCTGGGACCCGGTATTCGACGCCAAGGGCGAGAGCGTTGCGACAACGGTGCGTACATCGCTCTATGATTACACCATCGCCGTGGACGGCCGGGCCTGGAACTCACGTTACCAGTGCATGTGGGAGCCCCGTTTCAACCCAGGCAACGGCTCTGTGGTCGCCGCGGGTCGTCAGGGTGGCAAGTGGGGCATGCTCAAGGACGACGAATGGATATGGGAGCCCAGATTCTTCCAGTGCTGGAAGCCGGCGTTCTCGGATGACGGCGCCAACCTCTACGCCGTGGTCGCGCCATCCTTCGGCAGGTGGACCGTAGCCGTGAATGGCAAGGCCTGGGGCGAGAAGTTCAAGCAGGCCGTCAGCGACCTGGTGATCAGCCCGGACGGCAAACGCGCCGCCATCATCGGCAAGACCGACGAGCAGTGGGGCATCATCGTGGATGACACACGCTGGGTCGGCTGGTTCGCCATGGCCTATCCCCCTGTGTTCAGTCCTGACTCCAGGCACGTAGGCTACGCCGTGGAGCGCAAGGACGGCCAGATGACCATCATCCTGGACGGCCACGCCTATCACAAGGATTTCGACAAGGCGTGGAGCCCTGTCTTCAGCCCCGATTCCCAGCACGTCATGATCCGTTGTCTGGACGGCGGCGTGTACAAGCGGATCGTGGTCCCGATCTCTGAATTCTAG
- the tmcC gene encoding TmcC family electron transfer complex membrane anchor subunit, whose translation MHDLYAFLVGPLMWAVAIVFIGGLVWRFVAITRLARKKDPYVMHYLKAKWTLRSWGAWLIPYYPRSMRMHPWVTFFGFLFHIGVILVPIFLLAHILMWEEGALGISLWTMPEWLADVLTVCVLAGCVFFAARRMTVNEVKYVTDWTDFALLVVIALPFLTGILAHYQIFNYKFMIIFHILAGQAALVIVPFSRIGHMIYGPMVRAYLGSEFGGVRHTKDW comes from the coding sequence ATGCACGATCTCTATGCATTCCTGGTGGGCCCCCTCATGTGGGCCGTGGCCATAGTCTTCATCGGCGGCCTCGTGTGGCGGTTCGTCGCAATCACGCGACTGGCGCGCAAAAAAGATCCGTATGTAATGCACTATCTGAAAGCCAAGTGGACCCTGCGTTCCTGGGGCGCCTGGCTCATTCCGTACTACCCGCGCAGCATGCGCATGCATCCCTGGGTCACGTTTTTCGGTTTCCTCTTCCATATCGGCGTCATTCTCGTCCCCATATTCCTGCTGGCCCACATACTGATGTGGGAGGAAGGGGCTCTCGGCATCTCCCTGTGGACCATGCCGGAATGGCTGGCCGACGTGCTCACCGTGTGCGTGCTCGCTGGCTGCGTTTTCTTCGCCGCACGCCGCATGACCGTGAACGAGGTGAAGTACGTAACCGACTGGACGGACTTCGCACTGCTCGTAGTCATCGCGCTGCCGTTCCTTACAGGGATTCTCGCGCACTATCAGATCTTCAACTACAAGTTCATGATTATATTCCACATTCTTGCCGGTCAGGCCGCCCTGGTCATAGTGCCTTTCAGCAGGATCGGGCATATGATCTATGGCCCTATGGTACGCGCTTACCTGGGCTCCGAGTTCGGCGGCGTGCGCCACACCAAAGACTGGTAA
- the tmcA gene encoding acidic tetraheme cytochrome c3 TmcA, translating to MQFTKVRLRKPMWLALTAAALVLVALAPGLVHSQADIQVLSNPAFENDQRPPAVFNHDEHNAVAELEDQCWYCHHMDGANPSPDEDSIGIPCADCHSVEAMEDMTPLMMAYHKQCKECHMKEKAGPITCGECHVR from the coding sequence ATGCAATTTACGAAAGTACGCCTCCGCAAGCCAATGTGGCTCGCCCTGACGGCCGCGGCGCTCGTTCTCGTGGCGCTCGCGCCTGGCCTGGTACACTCCCAGGCGGATATCCAGGTCCTCTCTAATCCAGCCTTCGAGAACGACCAGCGGCCGCCGGCCGTGTTCAATCACGACGAACACAATGCTGTTGCAGAGCTTGAGGACCAGTGCTGGTACTGTCACCACATGGACGGCGCCAATCCCAGCCCGGACGAAGACTCCATCGGCATTCCCTGCGCCGACTGCCATTCCGTAGAGGCAATGGAAGACATGACCCCGCTCATGATGGCCTACCACAAGCAGTGCAAGGAATGTCACATGAAGGAAAAGGCCGGCCCGATCACCTGCGGCGAGTGCCACGTGCGCTGA
- a CDS encoding ABC transporter ATP-binding protein encodes MILMDDIHLMLQGGSGPVNVLRGVSLSIAAGETVSVVGPSGSGKTTMLMVMSGLEKPTSGRLVVAGQDLTTLDEDGLARFRRGRVGIVFQGFHLVATMTALENAALPLELAGYEDAFERARKGLDDVGLSKRAGHYPSQLSGGEQQRVAIARAFGAEPSILLADEPTGNLDAATGGKVMDLLLGLADRHGSTVVLITHDAQLAAKADRTLELLDGRITDGFEQPLAAEGMR; translated from the coding sequence ATGATTCTGATGGATGACATACACTTGATGTTACAGGGGGGCAGCGGGCCGGTCAACGTGCTGCGCGGCGTGTCCCTGTCCATCGCGGCCGGAGAGACGGTGAGCGTGGTGGGGCCCTCCGGCTCCGGCAAGACGACCATGCTCATGGTCATGTCCGGTCTGGAGAAACCGACCTCCGGCAGGCTCGTGGTGGCTGGACAGGACCTCACCACCCTGGATGAGGACGGCCTGGCGCGGTTCCGCCGCGGCCGCGTGGGCATAGTGTTCCAGGGATTCCACCTGGTGGCGACCATGACCGCCCTGGAAAACGCCGCACTGCCCCTGGAACTGGCCGGATATGAGGACGCATTCGAACGCGCGCGCAAAGGGCTGGACGACGTGGGCCTGTCCAAACGCGCGGGCCACTACCCTTCGCAGCTTTCCGGCGGCGAGCAGCAACGTGTCGCCATAGCCCGGGCCTTCGGAGCCGAGCCGTCCATCCTGCTGGCGGACGAGCCCACCGGCAACCTGGATGCGGCAACGGGCGGCAAGGTCATGGATCTGCTCCTTGGCCTGGCGGACCGACACGGCTCCACTGTGGTGCTCATTACCCATGATGCGCAGCTGGCCGCCAAGGCCGACCGCACCCTGGAACTGCTGGACGGCCGCATTACGGACGGCTTTGAGCAGCCCCTGGCGGCGGAAGGAATGCGCTAG
- a CDS encoding tetratricopeptide repeat protein, whose translation MHFSRFHDSATMPVLLLLCLTLVGVVPIAALASAHEDARAGLEAVRVGDHERGVELLTKAIEAGDLADTNLTIAYYNRGNAWFHLGDYTRALEDLTTAIDRNPRFLEAFIKRGAAYKELGEYELAIADLSSALELNPNNGRALFMRGLAWSLAGDAEAAMRDMAAAHRIDQRFLVTPLLEAVRAAGEEFAIKFTTRAIDSGELGPENLALAHFHRGLAWRDIGANENAAADFTRAVELDPKMTEAYVRRADIAMNNGLHHEAVHDYSEALAVDPTMAEAYLRRGVAWARLGDRTQAVRDFAAARELDDSLIIPDVESITGKAPSGDEAANTDASGGAFLESP comes from the coding sequence ATGCATTTCTCCCGATTCCACGACAGCGCCACCATGCCTGTCCTTCTGCTGCTGTGCTTGACACTTGTGGGCGTGGTTCCGATCGCGGCACTCGCTTCAGCGCATGAGGACGCGCGGGCCGGCCTGGAAGCCGTTCGCGTCGGCGACCATGAGCGTGGCGTGGAGTTGCTCACCAAGGCCATTGAGGCCGGCGATCTGGCGGACACCAATCTGACAATCGCCTACTACAATCGCGGCAATGCCTGGTTCCATCTCGGGGACTACACGCGAGCCCTGGAGGACCTGACCACAGCCATCGATCGCAACCCCAGATTCCTCGAAGCCTTCATCAAACGCGGCGCCGCATACAAGGAGCTCGGCGAGTACGAACTCGCCATTGCGGACCTCTCCTCCGCGCTGGAGCTCAACCCGAACAATGGCCGGGCGCTCTTCATGCGCGGACTTGCCTGGTCCCTTGCCGGAGACGCCGAGGCAGCCATGCGCGACATGGCTGCGGCCCACCGAATCGACCAGCGCTTCCTCGTCACTCCGTTGCTGGAGGCTGTCCGCGCCGCCGGCGAAGAGTTCGCCATCAAGTTCACGACCCGCGCCATCGACTCCGGAGAACTTGGTCCGGAAAACCTCGCCCTGGCCCATTTCCACCGCGGCCTCGCCTGGCGCGATATCGGCGCGAACGAAAACGCCGCGGCGGATTTCACCCGGGCCGTCGAGCTCGATCCAAAAATGACGGAGGCATACGTCCGCCGGGCTGACATCGCCATGAATAACGGCCTCCACCACGAGGCCGTACACGACTACTCCGAGGCGCTTGCCGTCGATCCAACCATGGCCGAGGCCTATCTGCGACGGGGCGTCGCCTGGGCCAGACTTGGCGACAGGACACAGGCCGTACGCGATTTCGCTGCCGCCAGAGAACTCGACGACTCTTTGATTATTCCCGACGTCGAAAGCATCACAGGCAAAGCTCCCTCCGGCGATGAAGCCGCCAACACCGACGCCTCCGGCGGCGCATTCCTCGAATCTCCCTGA
- a CDS encoding class I fructose-bisphosphate aldolase: MTDYAKILGDEAAQQLLGHTCQTVDKSQLHLPGPNFVDENFLQSDRPIPVIRSLQTMFDHGRLGGTGFLSILPVDQGIEHSAGASFAPNPIYFDPESIVKLAMESGCNAVASTLGVLSSVARKYAHKIPFMLKINHNELLSYPNSHDQIMFATVEQAYEMGAVAVGATIYFGHETSNRQIIEVSRAFEAAHALGMATVLWAYTRNNGFKKDGVDYHTSADLTGQANHLAVTIKADIVKQKQATNNGGYTAIGFGKTHEKVYTELTSDNPIDLTRYQVLNCYAGRIGLINSGGGSGKNDYADAVRTAIINKRAGGMGLIMGRKAFQRPFEEGVALIQAVQDVYLDESVTVA; the protein is encoded by the coding sequence ATGACAGATTACGCCAAGATTCTGGGCGACGAAGCCGCACAGCAACTGCTGGGCCACACCTGCCAAACCGTGGACAAGTCGCAGCTCCACTTGCCGGGCCCCAACTTTGTGGACGAGAACTTCCTGCAGAGTGACCGGCCAATCCCGGTCATCCGCAGTCTGCAGACCATGTTCGACCACGGCCGCCTCGGTGGTACCGGCTTTCTCTCCATTTTGCCGGTGGACCAGGGCATCGAGCACTCGGCCGGCGCCTCGTTCGCCCCTAATCCCATCTACTTCGATCCCGAGTCCATCGTGAAGCTCGCCATGGAGTCCGGCTGCAACGCCGTGGCCTCCACCCTGGGCGTGCTTTCCTCCGTGGCCCGCAAGTACGCGCACAAGATACCGTTCATGCTCAAGATCAACCACAACGAACTCCTGAGCTATCCGAACAGCCACGACCAGATCATGTTCGCCACAGTGGAGCAGGCTTACGAGATGGGCGCGGTGGCCGTGGGCGCCACCATCTACTTCGGCCACGAGACCTCCAACCGCCAGATTATCGAGGTCTCCCGCGCCTTCGAGGCGGCCCACGCCCTGGGCATGGCCACCGTGCTCTGGGCCTACACCCGCAACAACGGCTTCAAGAAGGACGGCGTGGATTACCACACCTCGGCCGACCTCACCGGTCAGGCCAACCATCTGGCCGTCACCATCAAGGCCGACATCGTGAAGCAGAAGCAGGCCACCAACAACGGCGGGTATACGGCCATTGGCTTCGGCAAGACTCACGAGAAGGTCTACACCGAACTCACCAGCGACAACCCCATCGACTTGACGCGCTATCAGGTGTTGAACTGCTATGCAGGCCGCATCGGCCTCATCAACTCCGGCGGCGGCTCGGGCAAGAACGACTACGCCGACGCCGTACGCACGGCCATCATCAACAAACGCGCCGGCGGCATGGGCCTGATAATGGGCCGCAAGGCCTTCCAGCGCCCCTTCGAGGAAGGCGTGGCGCTCATCCAGGCCGTGCAGGACGTGTATCTGGACGAGAGCGTGACGGTGGCGTAG
- a CDS encoding ABC transporter permease, which translates to MVFISELKLALRFARRELRGGVRGFGIFLACLALGVAAVAAVGTVASSVDHALSRDAKKLLGGDIQIRQVHMPASDDALGVMEELGQVMRVVGMRSMARPPEGMENRTDGSRRSSLVELKAVGPYYPLFGEVELAPAMPLAEALAQHNGTFGAAVEENLLIRLGLQVGDTIRVGETSLEVRARLEREPDRPSNFFGLGPRIILSLQALESTGLLRPGSVVTYEYAIGLDAGITVEQAKNRLQPVRQPGWRVRDYMTSSPGLSRFFDNLAVYLTLVGLAALLVGGIGVANGVRASLEKKYEAIASLKCLGATRRLVMWTYLVQTMALALLGSAIGLVLGVGASYIASPLIAQLLTVPVSIRPSFGPMALALGYGLLTAATFALWPLSAAGAVSPARLFRGYGEAGPRRPSMQAALASICCGAGLIGLTLLYADNTRLALGFAGGVIAAMAFFRIAAVAVMRVAARLPRPRKPRLRHAIANLHRPGAATPAVLFSLGLGLTILVTVSQVDSTLQRSISEQLPEDAPSYFFLDIQNTQIDAFREIVAETPGVARMEAQPSVRGRITAIDGVPAEEAEVAEDVQWALRGDRGMTYAATPPESTQIVSGEWWPADYSGEPLVCLDSDIAEGFGVGPGDTITVSILGREFTPTIACTRNIEWSTLSLNHTIVFSPGVLDNAPHSWIATTYADTREAEDALFAKVTAALPSVAAVYVRDVLEDVEAIATNIGMAIRLTAAVTLLAGLLVLAQTLAANLEQRHYDSVVFKVLGATRRDILVTLGLEFLLLGAVTAAVAALAGCVLAWAFVNTFLITKYVPLLGPLALILTGGVLATLALGLFGVRHALSRPAWPVLRND; encoded by the coding sequence ATGGTCTTCATTTCCGAGTTGAAGCTCGCCCTGCGGTTCGCCCGGCGGGAGCTGCGCGGCGGCGTGCGCGGTTTCGGCATATTCCTCGCCTGTCTGGCGCTGGGCGTGGCCGCCGTGGCGGCCGTGGGCACGGTGGCGTCCTCCGTGGATCATGCCCTGTCTCGCGACGCCAAGAAGCTCCTGGGCGGAGATATCCAGATTCGGCAGGTCCACATGCCAGCTTCGGACGATGCCCTCGGCGTGATGGAAGAGTTGGGCCAGGTGATGCGCGTGGTGGGCATGCGCTCCATGGCCCGGCCGCCCGAAGGAATGGAAAACCGGACCGACGGCAGCCGGCGCTCATCCCTCGTGGAGCTCAAGGCCGTGGGACCGTACTATCCGCTGTTCGGCGAAGTGGAACTGGCTCCGGCCATGCCCCTGGCGGAAGCGCTGGCCCAACATAACGGCACGTTCGGCGCCGCCGTGGAGGAGAACCTGCTCATTCGGCTGGGGCTCCAGGTAGGCGATACCATCCGCGTGGGTGAGACATCACTGGAGGTGCGCGCCAGACTTGAACGCGAACCGGACCGGCCGTCCAATTTCTTCGGTCTGGGACCACGCATCATCCTGTCGTTGCAGGCCCTGGAGTCCACCGGCCTGCTGCGGCCCGGCAGCGTGGTCACCTATGAGTACGCCATCGGGCTCGATGCCGGAATTACCGTAGAACAGGCCAAGAACCGGTTACAGCCGGTGCGGCAACCTGGCTGGCGCGTGCGCGATTACATGACCTCCAGCCCAGGACTGTCCAGATTTTTCGACAACCTCGCCGTATACCTCACGCTGGTGGGCCTTGCAGCGCTTCTCGTAGGCGGCATCGGCGTGGCCAACGGTGTGCGCGCTTCCCTGGAAAAGAAATACGAAGCCATCGCCTCGCTCAAGTGCCTTGGCGCCACGCGGCGGCTCGTCATGTGGACGTACCTCGTGCAGACCATGGCCCTGGCTCTGCTGGGCAGCGCCATCGGCCTGGTGCTGGGCGTCGGCGCATCCTACATCGCCTCGCCGCTCATTGCCCAGCTGCTTACCGTGCCCGTCTCCATCCGCCCGTCTTTCGGGCCTATGGCCCTGGCGCTGGGATACGGCCTGCTCACAGCCGCGACGTTCGCCCTGTGGCCGCTCTCGGCAGCCGGCGCCGTCTCGCCGGCGCGGCTCTTCCGCGGGTATGGGGAAGCCGGTCCGCGCCGACCATCAATGCAGGCGGCGCTCGCCTCGATATGCTGCGGCGCCGGGCTCATCGGCCTCACCCTGCTCTACGCGGACAACACCCGCCTCGCCCTGGGGTTCGCCGGCGGCGTCATCGCCGCCATGGCCTTCTTCCGCATAGCCGCCGTGGCAGTCATGCGCGTGGCGGCGCGATTGCCCCGGCCAAGAAAGCCGCGCCTGCGCCATGCCATAGCCAACCTGCACCGGCCCGGCGCGGCCACGCCGGCCGTGCTTTTCTCCCTGGGGCTCGGGCTCACCATCCTCGTGACAGTGAGCCAGGTGGACAGCACATTGCAGCGATCCATCAGCGAACAATTGCCGGAAGACGCGCCGTCGTACTTCTTCCTCGACATTCAGAACACTCAAATCGACGCGTTTCGCGAGATCGTGGCGGAGACGCCGGGCGTGGCAAGGATGGAGGCGCAGCCCTCCGTACGCGGACGGATCACGGCCATCGACGGCGTGCCGGCCGAGGAAGCCGAAGTCGCAGAGGACGTCCAATGGGCGCTCCGCGGTGATCGCGGCATGACCTACGCGGCCACGCCGCCCGAGAGCACGCAGATCGTTTCCGGAGAATGGTGGCCGGCGGATTACTCCGGGGAACCGCTCGTGTGCCTGGATTCAGACATCGCCGAGGGTTTCGGGGTGGGTCCCGGGGATACGATCACGGTGTCCATCCTGGGCCGAGAGTTCACGCCGACCATCGCCTGCACGCGGAACATCGAGTGGTCCACCCTCTCGCTCAACCATACAATCGTGTTCTCGCCCGGCGTGCTGGACAACGCGCCGCACAGCTGGATCGCCACCACATATGCGGACACGCGGGAGGCGGAAGACGCGCTGTTCGCCAAAGTGACTGCCGCCCTGCCCAGCGTGGCGGCTGTGTACGTGCGCGACGTGCTGGAGGACGTGGAGGCCATCGCCACGAACATCGGCATGGCCATCCGGCTCACGGCAGCGGTGACGCTGCTGGCCGGGCTGCTCGTGCTGGCGCAGACACTTGCCGCCAACCTGGAGCAACGGCATTACGATTCGGTCGTATTCAAGGTGCTGGGCGCCACGCGACGGGATATCCTCGTCACCCTGGGGCTGGAGTTCCTGCTGCTGGGCGCGGTGACTGCGGCCGTGGCCGCGCTGGCCGGCTGCGTTCTGGCCTGGGCCTTCGTGAATACGTTCTTAATAACCAAGTACGTGCCGCTGTTGGGCCCGCTCGCGCTCATCCTGACCGGCGGGGTGCTGGCCACGCTGGCCTTGGGGCTGTTCGGAGTGAGGCATGCGCTTTCGAGACCGGCATGGCCTGTGCTGCGAAACGATTAA